A single window of Candidatus Methylomirabilis tolerans DNA harbors:
- the glgX gene encoding glycogen debranching protein GlgX, whose translation MKIMPGRPYPLGATWDGAGVNFSLFSEHATKVELCLFDGPEGKIERERIPLPEQTHQVWHLYLPEIRPGQLYGYRVHGAYEPRAGHRFNPAKLLIDPYAKAISGTATVSDEMFGYTVGDPAEDLSRDDQDSAECMPKCVVIDPAFTWGDDRPPRTPWHRTIIYEVHVKGFTVHHPQVPKVQRGTYAGLASPAAIDYLRKLGITAVELMPVHHCVTDKPLVDRGLTNYWGYNSIGYFAPDVRYSSSGRLGGQAAEFKTMVKTLHDAGIEVILDVVYNHTAEGNHLGPSLSLRGIDNAAYYRLVPDEPRYYIDVTGCGNTLNMTHPSTLRLIMDSLRYWVLDMHVDGFRFDLASALARELYAVDRLSAFFDIIHQDPVLSQIKLIAEPWDLGEGGYQVGNFPVLWAEWNVRYRDTVRRYWRGDEGQVGDLAYRLTGSSDLYEPSGRSPSASINFVTCHDGFALHDLVSYDDKHNEANGEENRDGQNENLSWNYGVEGPSDDPEIMHLREQQKRNFLATLLLSQGVPMICGGDEIGRTQHGNNNAYCQDNELSWFDWTLDQRARDLLSFSRYTIELLQNHPVLRRRRFFLGRRIRGSEVKDLSWFRSDGKEMSDEDWKDSPLKPFGLRLAGDAIDEVDSQGERIVDDTLLILLNAHKDVIPFILPAHRTGVRWELILDTQQPNGCRKHRLLKGGEAFDLEGRSLALLRLKRKQ comes from the coding sequence ATGAAGATCATGCCGGGCAGGCCATACCCCCTGGGCGCGACCTGGGATGGCGCGGGGGTGAATTTCTCTCTCTTTTCGGAGCATGCCACCAAGGTGGAACTGTGTCTCTTTGACGGACCTGAAGGCAAGATCGAGCGTGAGCGGATCCCTTTGCCGGAGCAAACCCACCAGGTCTGGCATCTCTATCTTCCGGAGATCCGGCCGGGACAGCTTTACGGCTACCGCGTTCATGGAGCCTATGAGCCTCGGGCCGGCCATCGATTCAACCCAGCCAAGCTTCTCATCGATCCCTACGCCAAAGCGATTTCCGGCACCGCGACCGTGAGCGATGAGATGTTCGGCTACACGGTCGGCGATCCTGCAGAAGATTTATCACGGGACGATCAAGACAGCGCCGAGTGCATGCCAAAATGTGTGGTGATCGATCCCGCCTTTACCTGGGGAGATGACCGGCCCCCTCGGACTCCCTGGCACCGGACGATCATCTATGAGGTTCACGTAAAAGGATTTACGGTACACCACCCTCAGGTTCCAAAGGTGCAGCGTGGCACCTACGCGGGACTCGCTTCCCCTGCTGCCATTGACTACCTGCGTAAACTCGGGATCACCGCCGTGGAATTGATGCCTGTCCATCATTGTGTGACGGATAAGCCTCTTGTCGATCGGGGACTCACCAATTATTGGGGGTATAACTCAATCGGCTACTTCGCTCCGGATGTACGGTATTCGAGTTCCGGACGGCTTGGTGGACAAGCGGCTGAGTTCAAAACGATGGTGAAGACGCTGCACGATGCCGGGATCGAGGTGATCCTGGACGTGGTCTACAACCATACCGCCGAGGGCAATCATTTGGGCCCCTCCCTTTCCCTGAGGGGGATCGATAATGCAGCCTATTACCGGCTTGTACCGGATGAGCCTCGCTATTACATCGATGTGACCGGCTGTGGCAACACGTTGAACATGACTCACCCCTCTACCCTCCGGCTCATCATGGACAGCCTTCGGTACTGGGTCCTCGATATGCACGTGGACGGATTCCGCTTCGACTTGGCATCAGCTCTCGCCAGGGAGCTGTATGCGGTGGATCGACTCAGCGCCTTCTTCGACATCATCCACCAGGATCCGGTTCTTTCCCAGATCAAGCTGATCGCTGAGCCATGGGACCTGGGGGAGGGCGGCTACCAGGTGGGCAACTTTCCGGTTCTGTGGGCCGAGTGGAACGTCAGGTACCGCGACACCGTCCGACGCTATTGGCGGGGCGACGAGGGGCAGGTGGGCGATCTGGCCTACCGGTTGACGGGCAGCAGCGATCTCTACGAACCGAGCGGTCGCAGCCCGAGTGCGAGCATCAACTTTGTCACCTGTCACGACGGCTTCGCGCTTCATGATCTCGTGAGTTATGACGACAAGCACAACGAGGCGAATGGTGAAGAGAACCGGGATGGTCAGAACGAGAACCTGAGCTGGAACTACGGAGTCGAGGGGCCTTCCGACGATCCGGAGATCATGCACCTTCGGGAGCAACAGAAGCGCAACTTCCTGGCTACCCTGTTGCTCTCCCAGGGCGTGCCGATGATCTGTGGAGGCGACGAGATCGGTCGCACGCAGCACGGCAACAACAACGCTTATTGTCAGGACAATGAGTTGAGCTGGTTCGACTGGACGCTCGACCAGCGAGCCCGGGATCTCTTGAGCTTCAGTCGCTACACCATCGAGTTGTTGCAGAATCACCCGGTGCTTCGCAGGCGCCGATTCTTTCTGGGACGCCGCATCCGAGGCTCCGAGGTTAAAGATCTCTCCTGGTTTCGATCCGATGGTAAGGAGATGAGCGATGAAGACTGGAAGGACAGCCCCCTCAAGCCATTCGGTCTCCGGCTGGCAGGCGACGCCATCGATGAGGTGGATTCACAAGGAGAACGAATCGTTGATGACACACTGCTCATCCTCCTGAATGCGCATAAGGACGTCATCCCGTTCATCCTGCCGGCCCACCGGACCGGGGTTCGGTGGGAATTAATCCTGGATACGCAACAACCGAACGGTTGCCGGAAGCACCGGTTGCTCAAAGGGGGGGAGGCGTTTGATCTGGAGGGACGCTCGCTCGCGCTGCTGCGACTCAAGCGGAAACAGTAA